A stretch of Pyrenophora tritici-repentis strain M4 chromosome 7, whole genome shotgun sequence DNA encodes these proteins:
- a CDS encoding Zn-ribbon RNA-binding protein, giving the protein MHLMYIPDPANPSKRIYTLKKVIDGEVSKSAHPARFSPDDKYSRHRVTIKKRYGLLLTQQKNKVAEKI; this is encoded by the exons ATGCATCTAATGTACATCCCCGACCCGGCGAACCCGAGCAAGCGCATTTACACGCTGAAAAAGGTCATCGATGGCGAGGTTAGCAAGAGTGCGCATCCAGCGCGCTTTTCACCTGATGACAAGTACTCGCGCCATCGCGTTACGATTAAGAAGCGGTATGGACTGCTTTTGACACAGCAGA AGAACAAGGTCGCGGAGAAGATCTAA